In Streptomyces chartreusis, the following proteins share a genomic window:
- a CDS encoding ABC transporter ATP-binding protein: MLLSLAGATVRFGGRPVLDAVDLDVAEHEIVCVLGPSGSGKSTLLRAVAGLQPLDAGRVSLDGRDQSGVPAHKRGVGLMFQDHQLFPQRDVGGNVAFGTRMRGASSAEQAERVRELLDLVGLPGAAGRAVASLSGGEQQRVALARALAPRPRLLMLDEPLGQLDRSLRERLVVELRELFGQLGTTVLAVTHDQGEAFALADRVVVMRDGRIAQSGTPLEVWQRPVDEFVARFLGFDNVVGGTVAGQAANTPWGKLPVGEDAAQGPRTLLVRPAGVRLVGPDTGLRCTVAARTFKGTHVAVHLQPEDAPRLEAACALRDAPEVGDTVGVEFDAAEIVVLG; the protein is encoded by the coding sequence ATGCTGTTGAGCCTGGCGGGTGCGACCGTCCGTTTCGGTGGGCGGCCCGTGCTCGACGCCGTGGACCTCGATGTCGCCGAGCACGAGATCGTGTGCGTGCTCGGGCCGAGCGGCAGCGGCAAGTCGACGCTGCTGCGGGCCGTGGCGGGGCTGCAACCCCTCGACGCCGGGCGGGTGTCGCTCGACGGCCGGGACCAGTCGGGGGTGCCCGCGCACAAGCGGGGCGTCGGGCTGATGTTCCAGGACCATCAGCTGTTCCCGCAGCGGGACGTCGGCGGCAACGTCGCCTTCGGGACCCGGATGCGCGGCGCCTCCAGCGCCGAACAGGCCGAGCGGGTAAGGGAGTTGCTGGATCTGGTCGGACTGCCGGGCGCCGCCGGGCGTGCCGTCGCCTCGCTGTCCGGCGGGGAGCAGCAGCGGGTCGCGCTGGCCCGCGCCCTCGCGCCCCGGCCGCGGCTGCTGATGCTGGACGAGCCGCTGGGGCAGCTCGACCGCTCGCTGCGGGAGCGGCTCGTCGTCGAACTCCGTGAGCTGTTCGGCCAGTTGGGCACCACCGTGCTGGCCGTGACGCACGACCAGGGCGAGGCGTTCGCGCTCGCCGACCGGGTCGTGGTGATGCGGGACGGGCGGATCGCGCAGAGCGGCACGCCGCTTGAGGTGTGGCAGCGGCCGGTGGACGAGTTCGTGGCGCGCTTCCTCGGCTTCGACAACGTGGTCGGCGGCACCGTCGCAGGTCAGGCCGCGAACACGCCCTGGGGGAAGCTGCCGGTCGGCGAGGACGCCGCTCAGGGCCCGCGGACACTGCTGGTCAGGCCGGCCGGGGTGCGGCTCGTGGGCCCCGACACGGGGCTGCGCTGCACGGTCGCCGCCCGCACGTTCAAGGGCACGCACGTCGCCGTGCACCTCCAGCCGGAGGACGCGCCGCGTCTGGAGGCGGCCTGCGCGCTGCGGGACGCCCCGGAGGTCGGGGACACCGTCGGGGTCGAGTTCGACGCGGCCGAAATTGTCGTGCTGGGCTGA
- a CDS encoding ABC transporter permease, translating to MDLARTEVAAPASAPRKRGAAMRLGLIAVPVAFFAVFFAYPVAAIVSRGLKVDGAWQFGRLWDVLGESDIRHVLWFTTWQAFASTALTLLIALPGAYVFARFDFPGKQVLRAVVTVPFVLPTVVVGTAFLALVGRGGLLDELWGVRLDTTVWAILLAHVFFNYAVVVRTVGGLWAQLDPRQEEAARMLGASPLKAWRQVTLPALAPAVAAAALMVFLFTFTSFGVVQILGGPTFSTLEVEIYRQTSEIFDLSTAAVLTIIQFLAVAAILAVHAWTVRRRESALRLVDASVTARRPRGAGQWALLAGVLAVIVVLLLLPLAVLVQRSFDAPDFGYYRALTSADGGVFLVAPIEAIGNSLQYAVVATLIAVVIGGLAAAALTRRDAGRFVRGFDALLMLPLGVSAVTVGFGFLIALDEPPLDLRASWILVPLAQALVGVPFVVRTMLPVLRAVDQRLREAASVLGASPWRVWREVDLPMVRRALLIAAGFAFAVSLGEFGATVFIARPDNPTLPVAVARLLGRAGELNYGQAMALSTVLMVVCAVALLILERLRTDRTGEF from the coding sequence GTGGACCTCGCTCGTACTGAAGTAGCGGCCCCGGCTTCGGCACCCCGCAAGAGGGGCGCGGCGATGCGGCTCGGCCTCATCGCCGTGCCCGTCGCGTTCTTCGCGGTCTTCTTCGCCTACCCCGTCGCCGCGATCGTCTCGCGCGGTCTGAAGGTCGACGGGGCATGGCAGTTCGGGCGGCTGTGGGACGTGCTCGGGGAGTCCGACATCCGGCACGTCCTGTGGTTCACCACCTGGCAGGCGTTCGCCTCCACCGCGCTGACCCTGCTCATCGCGCTGCCGGGCGCCTACGTCTTCGCCCGCTTCGACTTCCCCGGCAAACAGGTCCTGCGGGCCGTGGTGACCGTCCCGTTCGTGCTGCCGACGGTCGTCGTCGGTACGGCCTTCCTCGCGCTCGTCGGCCGCGGCGGACTCCTCGACGAGCTGTGGGGCGTACGGCTCGACACCACCGTGTGGGCGATCCTGCTCGCGCACGTCTTTTTCAATTACGCCGTCGTCGTACGGACGGTGGGCGGTCTGTGGGCGCAGCTCGATCCGCGGCAGGAGGAGGCCGCGCGGATGCTCGGGGCCTCGCCCCTGAAAGCCTGGCGTCAGGTCACCCTCCCGGCGCTCGCGCCGGCCGTGGCCGCCGCCGCGCTCATGGTCTTCCTGTTCACCTTCACCTCCTTCGGTGTGGTGCAGATCCTGGGCGGACCGACCTTCTCCACCCTCGAAGTGGAGATCTACCGGCAGACCTCCGAGATCTTCGACCTGTCCACGGCCGCCGTCCTGACGATCATCCAGTTCCTGGCGGTGGCCGCGATCCTCGCCGTGCACGCCTGGACGGTACGGCGGCGGGAGAGCGCCCTGCGCCTGGTGGACGCGTCGGTGACCGCCCGGCGGCCGCGCGGGGCCGGCCAGTGGGCGCTGCTGGCCGGCGTCCTGGCCGTCATCGTCGTACTCCTGCTGCTGCCGCTGGCCGTGCTGGTGCAGAGGTCGTTCGACGCCCCCGACTTCGGCTACTACCGGGCGCTGACCAGCGCCGACGGCGGTGTCTTCCTCGTCGCGCCGATCGAGGCGATCGGCAATTCGCTCCAGTACGCCGTCGTCGCGACCCTCATCGCCGTGGTCATCGGCGGTCTGGCCGCCGCCGCGCTGACCCGGCGGGACGCGGGGCGGTTCGTGCGGGGCTTCGACGCGCTGCTGATGCTGCCGCTCGGGGTGTCCGCGGTGACGGTCGGGTTCGGGTTCCTGATCGCGCTGGACGAGCCGCCGCTCGATCTGCGGGCCTCCTGGATCCTGGTGCCGCTGGCCCAGGCGCTGGTCGGGGTGCCCTTCGTCGTACGGACCATGCTGCCCGTGCTGCGGGCCGTGGACCAGCGGCTGCGTGAGGCGGCGTCCGTGCTGGGGGCTTCGCCCTGGCGGGTCTGGCGCGAGGTCGACCTGCCGATGGTGCGGCGGGCGCTGCTGATCGCGGCCGGGTTCGCCTTCGCGGTGTCGCTGGGTGAGTTCGGCGCGACCGTGTTCATCGCCCGGCCCGACAACCCGACCCTGCCGGTCGCCGTCGCGCGGCTTCTGGGGCGGGCCGGCGAGCTCAACTACGGCCAGGCGATGGCCCTTTCGACGGTACTGATGGTGGTGTGCGCGGTGGCGCTGCTGATCCTGGAGCGGCTCCGTACGGATCGGACGGGGGAGTTCTAG
- a CDS encoding thiamine ABC transporter substrate-binding protein encodes MSITKKATVFAVGLGLVTLSACGSSDSGSDSSEAGSKTVTLVSHNSWAVSKGVLAAFEKQSGYKVKVLEDGDAGQAVNKAILTKDNPQGDVFFGVDNTLLSRALDNDLFQSYEAKGSDLILPEFRVDQDKHRVTPVDTGDICVNYDKAYFSEHKLTPPTSYDDLIKPAYKDLLVTENASTSSPGLGFLLGTAAKYGDDGWQDYWKKLKANGVKVVDGWEQAYNEEFSGSAGGKKAKADRPLVVSYASSPPAEVIYADPKPTSAPTGVADGTCFRQVEYAGLLSNAKNTEGGKALLDFLLTKEFQDDMPLNMFVYPVREAAQVPAEFTKYGPRAKNPETLDPAKIADNRDDWVKSWTSLVLK; translated from the coding sequence GTGAGCATCACCAAGAAGGCCACGGTCTTCGCCGTCGGGCTCGGTCTCGTCACGCTGTCCGCGTGCGGTTCGTCGGACTCGGGGAGCGACAGCTCCGAGGCCGGGAGCAAGACCGTGACCCTCGTCAGTCACAACTCGTGGGCCGTCTCCAAGGGCGTCCTCGCCGCGTTCGAGAAGCAGTCCGGGTACAAGGTCAAGGTCCTGGAGGACGGCGACGCCGGGCAGGCCGTGAACAAGGCCATCCTGACCAAGGACAACCCGCAGGGCGACGTCTTCTTCGGCGTCGACAACACCCTGCTGTCCCGGGCCCTCGACAACGACCTGTTCCAGTCGTACGAGGCCAAGGGCTCCGACCTGATCCTGCCCGAGTTCCGGGTCGACCAGGACAAGCACCGGGTCACCCCCGTCGACACCGGCGACATCTGCGTCAACTACGACAAGGCGTACTTCAGCGAGCACAAGCTGACCCCGCCGACGTCGTACGACGACCTGATCAAGCCCGCGTACAAGGACCTCCTCGTCACCGAGAACGCCTCCACCTCCTCGCCCGGCCTCGGCTTCCTGCTCGGCACGGCCGCGAAGTACGGCGACGACGGCTGGCAGGACTACTGGAAGAAGCTGAAGGCCAACGGTGTCAAGGTCGTCGACGGCTGGGAGCAGGCCTACAACGAGGAGTTCTCCGGCTCCGCCGGCGGCAAGAAGGCCAAGGCCGACCGGCCGCTCGTCGTGTCGTACGCCTCCTCACCGCCGGCCGAGGTGATCTACGCCGACCCGAAGCCGACCAGCGCGCCGACGGGTGTCGCGGACGGCACCTGCTTCCGCCAGGTCGAGTACGCGGGCCTGCTCAGCAATGCCAAGAACACCGAGGGCGGTAAGGCGCTCCTCGACTTCCTGCTGACCAAGGAATTCCAGGACGACATGCCTCTGAACATGTTCGTGTACCCGGTGCGGGAGGCCGCCCAGGTGCCGGCGGAGTTCACCAAGTACGGGCCCCGGGCCAAGAACCCCGAGACCCTGGACCCGGCGAAGATCGCCGACAACCGTGACGACTGGGTCAAGTCGTGGACCTCGCTCGTACTGAAGTAG
- the rlmN gene encoding 23S rRNA (adenine(2503)-C(2))-methyltransferase RlmN — translation MPAPGELTFVAPRGAKKPPRHLADLTPGERKDAVAAVGEKPFRAKQLSQHYFARYTHDPEQWTDIPAASRARLREELFPELMTVVRHLSTDQGETRKTLWRLFDGTLVESVLMRYPDRVTMCISSQAGCGMNCPFCATGQAGLDRNLSTAEIVHQIVDGMRALRDGDVPGGPARLSNIVFMGMGEPLANYNRVVGAIRRLTDPEPDGLGLSQRGITVSTVGLVPAIHRFADEGFKCRLAISLHAPDDELRDTLVPVNTRWKVREVLDAGFEYVEKSGRRLSIEYALIRDINDQAWRGDRLGRLLRGKPVHVNLIPLNPTPGSKWTASRPEDEKAFVEAIAAHGVPVTVRDTRGQEIDGACGQLAATER, via the coding sequence ATGCCTGCACCCGGAGAACTTACTTTCGTCGCCCCCCGCGGAGCCAAGAAGCCGCCGCGGCATCTTGCTGACCTTACGCCTGGGGAGCGTAAGGACGCCGTCGCTGCGGTCGGGGAGAAGCCGTTTCGTGCCAAGCAGCTGTCGCAGCACTACTTCGCGCGGTACACGCACGACCCCGAGCAGTGGACCGACATCCCCGCCGCCTCGCGCGCCAGGCTGCGGGAGGAGCTGTTCCCGGAGCTGATGACCGTCGTACGGCATCTGTCGACCGACCAGGGCGAGACCCGTAAGACGCTGTGGCGGCTGTTCGACGGGACGCTCGTCGAGTCCGTGCTGATGCGGTACCCGGACCGGGTGACCATGTGCATCAGCTCGCAGGCCGGGTGCGGGATGAACTGCCCGTTCTGCGCCACCGGGCAGGCCGGGCTGGACCGGAATCTGTCCACCGCCGAGATCGTCCACCAGATCGTGGACGGGATGCGGGCGCTTCGGGACGGGGATGTTCCCGGGGGGCCCGCGCGGCTCTCCAACATCGTCTTCATGGGGATGGGCGAGCCGCTCGCCAACTACAACCGGGTCGTGGGGGCCATCCGCCGGCTCACCGACCCCGAGCCCGACGGGCTGGGGCTGTCCCAGCGCGGGATCACCGTCTCGACCGTCGGTCTCGTCCCGGCCATCCACCGGTTCGCCGACGAGGGCTTCAAGTGCCGGCTCGCGATCTCCCTGCACGCTCCCGACGACGAGCTGCGCGACACCCTCGTCCCCGTGAACACGCGGTGGAAGGTGCGCGAGGTCCTGGACGCCGGGTTCGAGTACGTCGAGAAGAGCGGCCGCCGGCTGTCCATCGAGTACGCCCTCATCCGGGACATCAACGACCAGGCCTGGCGTGGTGACCGGCTCGGGCGGCTGCTCAGGGGCAAGCCCGTGCATGTGAACCTGATTCCGCTGAACCCGACGCCCGGGTCGAAGTGGACCGCCTCCCGGCCCGAGGACGAGAAGGCGTTCGTCGAGGCCATCGCCGCGCACGGGGTACCGGTGACGGTCCGGGACACCCGCGGTCAGGAGATCGACGGGGCCTGCGGTCAGCTCGCGGCCACCGAGCGGTAA
- a CDS encoding SRPBCC family protein, whose product MTAIREIIDVDRTPADVYAYITDPSHLPEWQLSAVSAESLDEGPIHTGSRVRVTRRVGNRQMPMTIRFDQLDPPYSWDLHGIDGPVRARTHGRIEPLDDGRRSRVTIDIDFEGYGLGKVLIPLVVRPQVRKELPRDEKLLKDRLEGTTD is encoded by the coding sequence ATGACCGCCATCCGAGAAATCATCGACGTCGACCGGACCCCAGCCGATGTCTACGCGTACATCACGGACCCCTCTCACCTGCCGGAATGGCAGCTGAGCGCCGTCTCGGCCGAGTCGCTGGACGAGGGCCCGATCCACACGGGCTCCCGGGTCCGGGTCACCAGGCGCGTCGGGAACCGCCAGATGCCGATGACCATACGGTTCGACCAGCTCGACCCTCCGTACAGCTGGGACCTGCACGGGATCGACGGCCCCGTCCGGGCCCGCACCCACGGCCGCATCGAGCCGCTCGACGACGGGCGCCGCTCCCGCGTCACGATCGACATCGACTTCGAGGGCTACGGCCTCGGCAAGGTCCTGATCCCCTTGGTCGTCCGCCCGCAGGTCCGCAAGGAACTACCACGCGACGAGAAGCTGCTGAAGGACCGGCTGGAGGGCACGACGGACTAG
- a CDS encoding phosphatidate cytidylyltransferase, with protein sequence MNDSSWGAPPAAGQAGYWGTSERGPVQGAAPAGPAYDAPEAPHTRPMPIVPDVPAYGGDQDDDRGAARLSGPLFSSRPPQSRSHDTPQARPFEAASQNPEPMPDAPPPAPQQKKSAGRDLGAAIGVGVGLGVVIVASLFVVKAVFVGVVAVAVVVGLWELTKRLEERKGINAPLVPLALGGAAMVVAGYVRGAEGAWVAMALTALAVLVWRMTEPPEGYLKDVTAGVFAAFYVPFLATFVAMMLTADDGPWRVLTFLLLTVVSDTGAYAVGWRFGKTKLAPRISPGKTREGLLGAVGFAMVAGALCMQFLIDDGSWWQGLLLGLAVAASATLGDLGESMIKRDLGIKDMGTLLPGHGGIMDRLDSLLPTAPVVWLLLVLFVGSG encoded by the coding sequence ATGAACGACTCTTCCTGGGGGGCGCCGCCCGCGGCCGGGCAGGCCGGGTACTGGGGCACCTCCGAGCGTGGACCTGTCCAGGGGGCTGCCCCGGCGGGTCCCGCGTACGATGCGCCTGAGGCGCCTCACACTCGCCCCATGCCCATCGTGCCCGACGTACCCGCGTATGGCGGAGACCAGGATGACGACCGGGGGGCCGCTCGGCTGAGCGGCCCCCTGTTCAGCAGCCGGCCACCGCAGTCGCGGTCTCATGACACGCCGCAGGCGCGGCCCTTCGAGGCGGCGTCGCAGAATCCGGAGCCCATGCCCGACGCCCCGCCGCCGGCGCCCCAGCAGAAGAAGAGCGCTGGGCGCGATCTGGGCGCGGCAATAGGAGTCGGTGTCGGCCTCGGCGTGGTGATCGTCGCGTCGCTGTTCGTCGTCAAGGCCGTCTTCGTCGGTGTCGTCGCGGTCGCCGTCGTCGTGGGTCTGTGGGAGCTGACCAAGCGGCTGGAGGAGCGCAAGGGCATCAACGCTCCGCTCGTGCCGCTCGCGCTGGGCGGCGCGGCCATGGTCGTCGCCGGGTACGTCCGCGGTGCCGAGGGTGCCTGGGTGGCGATGGCGCTGACCGCGCTGGCGGTGCTGGTCTGGCGGATGACCGAGCCGCCGGAGGGCTACCTCAAGGACGTCACGGCGGGTGTCTTCGCGGCGTTCTACGTGCCGTTCCTGGCGACCTTCGTCGCGATGATGCTCACGGCCGACGACGGTCCCTGGCGCGTCCTGACGTTCCTGCTCCTGACGGTCGTCAGCGACACCGGCGCGTACGCGGTCGGCTGGCGCTTCGGCAAGACCAAGCTCGCCCCGCGGATCAGCCCCGGCAAGACCCGCGAGGGCCTGCTCGGAGCGGTGGGCTTCGCGATGGTGGCGGGCGCGCTGTGCATGCAGTTCCTCATCGACGACGGCAGCTGGTGGCAGGGCCTGCTCCTGGGCCTCGCCGTCGCGGCCAGTGCCACGCTGGGTGACCTCGGTGAGTCGATGATCAAGCGGGACCTCGGCATCAAGGACATGGGCACGCTGCTGCCGGGGCACGGCGGGATCATGGACCGACTGGACTCCCTGCTGCCGACGGCGCCCGTGGTGTGGCTGCTGCTGGTCCTGTTCGTGGGCTCCGGCTGA
- the frr gene encoding ribosome recycling factor — protein sequence MIEETLLEAEEKMEKAVVVAKEDFAAIRTGRAHPAMFNKIVADYYGAPTPINQLASFSVPEPRMAVVTPFDKSALRNIEQAIRDSDLGVNPSNDGNIIRVVFPELTEERRRDYIKVAKGKGEDAKVSIRSVRRKAKDAIDKLIKDGEIGEDEGRRAEKELDDTTHKYVAQVDELLKHKESELLEV from the coding sequence GTGATCGAAGAGACCCTCCTCGAGGCCGAGGAGAAGATGGAGAAGGCCGTCGTGGTCGCCAAGGAGGACTTCGCCGCGATCCGCACCGGCCGTGCGCACCCGGCGATGTTCAACAAGATCGTGGCCGACTACTACGGTGCGCCGACGCCGATCAACCAGCTGGCTTCGTTCTCCGTGCCGGAGCCGCGCATGGCGGTCGTGACCCCGTTCGACAAGAGCGCGCTGCGCAACATCGAGCAGGCGATCCGCGACTCCGACCTCGGCGTCAACCCGAGCAACGACGGCAACATCATCCGTGTGGTGTTCCCGGAGCTCACCGAGGAGCGCCGCCGCGACTACATCAAGGTCGCCAAGGGCAAGGGCGAGGACGCCAAGGTGTCCATCCGCTCGGTCCGCCGCAAGGCCAAGGACGCCATCGACAAGCTGATCAAGGACGGCGAGATCGGCGAGGACGAGGGCCGCCGTGCGGAGAAGGAGCTCGACGACACCACGCACAAGTACGTCGCTCAGGTGGACGAGCTCCTCAAGCACAAGGAATCCGAGCTGCTCGAGGTCTGA
- the pyrH gene encoding UMP kinase, with protein sequence MTTKAQKSDDGKVRGRFLLKLSGEAFSGGGGLGVDPDVVHKIAREIAAVVRDGAEVAVVIGGGNFFRGAELQQRGMDRARSDYMGMLGTVMNCLALQDFLEKEGIDSRVQTAITMGQVAEPYIPLRAVRHLEKGRVVIFGAGMGMPYFSTDTTAAQRALEIDAEALLMGKNGVDGVYDSDPKTNPDAVKFDSLGYGEVITRDLKVADATAVTLCRDNKLPILVFELLAEGNIARAVKGEKIGTLVGEQGGRG encoded by the coding sequence ATGACCACCAAGGCCCAGAAGAGCGACGACGGCAAAGTACGCGGCCGGTTTCTGCTGAAGCTGTCCGGAGAGGCCTTCTCCGGTGGCGGGGGCCTCGGCGTCGACCCGGACGTGGTGCACAAGATCGCCCGTGAGATCGCGGCCGTCGTGCGCGACGGCGCGGAGGTCGCTGTCGTCATCGGCGGCGGCAACTTCTTCCGCGGCGCGGAGCTCCAGCAGCGAGGCATGGACCGGGCGCGCTCCGACTACATGGGCATGCTCGGCACCGTCATGAACTGCCTCGCCCTCCAGGACTTCCTGGAGAAGGAAGGCATCGACAGCCGCGTCCAGACGGCCATCACCATGGGGCAGGTCGCCGAGCCCTACATCCCGCTGCGTGCCGTACGGCATCTGGAGAAGGGCCGCGTGGTCATCTTCGGTGCCGGCATGGGCATGCCGTACTTCTCCACCGACACCACCGCGGCCCAGCGCGCCCTGGAGATCGACGCCGAGGCGCTGCTGATGGGCAAGAACGGTGTCGACGGGGTCTACGACTCCGACCCCAAGACCAACCCGGACGCCGTCAAGTTCGACTCCCTCGGCTACGGCGAGGTCATCACACGCGATCTGAAGGTCGCCGACGCCACGGCGGTCACGCTGTGCCGAGACAACAAGCTCCCGATCCTCGTCTTCGAGCTTCTGGCGGAGGGCAATATCGCCCGTGCCGTCAAGGGTGAGAAGATCGGCACGCTTGTGGGTGAGCAGGGCGGTCGGGGCTGA
- the tsf gene encoding translation elongation factor Ts, with protein sequence MANYTAADVKKLRELTGAGMMDCKKALDEAEGNVEKAVEALRIKGQKGVAKREGRSAENGAVVSLIADDNSSGVIVELKCETDFVAKGEKFQAVANAIAEHVAKTSPADIEALLASEIEAGKTVQAFVDEANANLGEKIVLDRFAQFTDGFVLAYMHRTMPDLPPQIGVLVELDKPNADVAKGIAQHIAAFAPKYLSKEDVPAEVVESERRVAEETTRAEGKPEAALPKIVEGRLNGFFKDATLLGQPYALDNKKSVQKILDEAGVTLKRFSRIKVGI encoded by the coding sequence ATGGCGAACTACACCGCCGCTGACGTCAAGAAGCTCCGCGAGCTCACCGGCGCCGGCATGATGGACTGCAAGAAGGCGCTGGACGAGGCCGAGGGCAACGTCGAGAAGGCCGTCGAGGCGCTCCGTATCAAGGGCCAGAAGGGCGTCGCCAAGCGCGAGGGCCGCTCCGCCGAGAACGGCGCCGTGGTCTCCCTCATCGCCGACGACAACTCCTCCGGCGTCATCGTCGAGCTGAAGTGCGAGACGGACTTCGTCGCCAAGGGCGAGAAGTTCCAGGCCGTCGCCAACGCGATCGCCGAGCACGTCGCGAAGACCTCCCCCGCCGACATCGAGGCCCTGCTCGCCTCCGAGATCGAGGCCGGCAAGACCGTCCAGGCGTTCGTGGACGAGGCCAACGCCAACCTCGGCGAGAAGATCGTCCTGGACCGCTTCGCGCAGTTCACCGACGGCTTCGTCCTCGCGTACATGCACCGCACGATGCCCGACCTGCCCCCGCAGATCGGTGTCCTCGTCGAGCTGGACAAGCCGAACGCCGACGTCGCCAAGGGCATCGCCCAGCACATCGCCGCCTTCGCGCCGAAGTACCTCTCCAAGGAGGACGTGCCGGCCGAGGTCGTCGAGTCCGAGCGCCGCGTCGCCGAGGAGACCACCCGCGCCGAGGGCAAGCCCGAGGCCGCCCTGCCGAAGATCGTCGAGGGTCGCCTCAACGGCTTCTTCAAGGACGCCACGCTGCTCGGCCAGCCGTACGCGCTGGACAACAAGAAGTCGGTCCAGAAGATTCTGGACGAGGCCGGTGTCACCCTGAAGCGCTTCTCGCGCATCAAGGTCGGCATCTGA